A stretch of Aythya fuligula isolate bAytFul2 chromosome 1, bAytFul2.pri, whole genome shotgun sequence DNA encodes these proteins:
- the WASHC1 gene encoding WASH complex subunit 1 isoform X2 — protein MMTAVAQKHYLEGQTYSVPLIQPDLRREEAVQQVADALQYLQKVSGDIFNRISQRVEASRAQLQAISERVTLAQAKIEKIKGSKKAIKVFSSAKYPAPERLQEYSSIFAGAEDPAKQKWPRHKIQSKHRMLDEKSLQEKLKYFPLCVSTKIHQEDDAEEGLGSLPRNISSLSSLLLFNTTENLYKKYVFLDPLAGAVTKTHVALETETEEKLFDAPLSITERGQLDRQVAENYFYVPDLGQVPEIDVPSYLPDLPGIAADLMYSADLGPGIAPSAPSSAIPELPTFNTESVEPLQPGLQDPGLLPPPPPPPPPPPPVTPTTVPPPPPLPQPAAPSEPPGTASEESSTAVPAAAVQGAPKEVVNPSTGRASLLESIRQAGGIGKANLRSVKERKLEKKKQKEQEQVRATGQGGDLMSDLFNKLVLRRKGISGKGPGAAGNADAPGSPAGAFARMSDSIPPLPPPQQPPGEEDEDDWES, from the exons ATGATGACCGCGGTAGCCCAGAAGCACTACCTGGAAGGACAGACCTACTCCGTGCCCCTGATCCAGCCGGACCTGCGCAGGGAGGAGGCTGTTCAGCAGGTGGCCGATGCGCTTCAGTACCTGCAGAAGGTGTCGGGAGATATTTTCAACAG GATCTCCCAGCGGGTGGAGGCCAGCCGGGCACAACTTCAGGCCATCAGTGAGAGAGTCACCCTCGCACAGGCAAAGATTGAGAAGATAAAGGGCAGCAAGAAGGCTATTAAG GTATTTTCCAGTGCCAAGTACCCTGCCccggagcggctgcaggagtaCAGCTCAATTTTTGCTGGTGCAGAGGACCCAGCTAAACAGAAATGGCCAAGACACAAGATTCAGAGCAAGCACCGAATGCTGGATGAGAAATCTCTGCAG GAGAAGCTCAAGTACTTCCCTCTGTGCGTGAGCACCAAAATCCACCAGGAGGACGATGCAGAAGAAGGTCTGGGCAGCCTCCCCAGGAACAtcagctccctcagctccctgctgctcttcaaCACTACAGAGAACCT GTACAAGAAGTACGTTTTCCTGGATCCTCTGGCTGGAGCAGTGACCAAGACCCATGTGGCTCTGGAAACGGAGACGGAAGAGAAGCTGTTTGATGCTCCTCTCTCCATCACCGAAAGGGGACAGCTGGACCGGCAG GTAGCTGAAAACTATTTCTATGTGCCGGACCTGGGCCAGGTCCCCGAGATCGACGTGCCGTCCTACCTGCCCGACCTGCCCGGCATCGCTGCCGACCTCATGTACAGCGCCGACCTGGGCCCCGGCATCGCGCCCTCCGCGCCCAGCAGTGCTATTCCCGAGCTGCCCACGTTCAACACCGAGTCGGTGGAGCCTTTGCAACCAG GCCTTCAAGATCCCGGGCTGCTGCCGCCCCCTCcaccgccgcctccccccccacctcccgTTACGCCAACAACCGTGCCTCCCCCTccgcccctgccccagcccgcAGCGCCCTCCGAACCCCCCGGGACAGCGAGCGAGGAGAGCAGCACGGCCGTGCCCGCAG CTGCGGTGCAGGGAGCCCCCAAGGAGGTGGTGAACCCCTCGACCGGGCGCGCCAGCCTCCTCGAGTCCATCCGCCAGGCTGGGGGCATCGGGAAGGCCAACCTGCGCAGCGTCAAGGAGAGGAAGCTggagaagaagaagcagaaggaacAGGAACAAG TGAGAGCTACGGGCCAAGGCGGCGATCTGATGTCAGACCTCTTCAACAAACTGGTGCTGAGGCGCAAAG GTATTTCAGGGAAAGGCCCAGGAGCCGCAGGAAATGCCGACGCTCCTGGAAGCCCCGCTGGTGCCTTTGCTCGGATGTCAGACTCCATCCCgcccctgccacccccacagcagcccccaggggaggaggatgaggatgacTGGGAGTCATag
- the WASHC1 gene encoding WASH complex subunit 1 isoform X1: protein MNLSMMTAVAQKHYLEGQTYSVPLIQPDLRREEAVQQVADALQYLQKVSGDIFNRISQRVEASRAQLQAISERVTLAQAKIEKIKGSKKAIKVFSSAKYPAPERLQEYSSIFAGAEDPAKQKWPRHKIQSKHRMLDEKSLQEKLKYFPLCVSTKIHQEDDAEEGLGSLPRNISSLSSLLLFNTTENLYKKYVFLDPLAGAVTKTHVALETETEEKLFDAPLSITERGQLDRQVAENYFYVPDLGQVPEIDVPSYLPDLPGIAADLMYSADLGPGIAPSAPSSAIPELPTFNTESVEPLQPGLQDPGLLPPPPPPPPPPPPVTPTTVPPPPPLPQPAAPSEPPGTASEESSTAVPAAAVQGAPKEVVNPSTGRASLLESIRQAGGIGKANLRSVKERKLEKKKQKEQEQVRATGQGGDLMSDLFNKLVLRRKGISGKGPGAAGNADAPGSPAGAFARMSDSIPPLPPPQQPPGEEDEDDWES from the exons ATGAACCTGA GCATGATGACCGCGGTAGCCCAGAAGCACTACCTGGAAGGACAGACCTACTCCGTGCCCCTGATCCAGCCGGACCTGCGCAGGGAGGAGGCTGTTCAGCAGGTGGCCGATGCGCTTCAGTACCTGCAGAAGGTGTCGGGAGATATTTTCAACAG GATCTCCCAGCGGGTGGAGGCCAGCCGGGCACAACTTCAGGCCATCAGTGAGAGAGTCACCCTCGCACAGGCAAAGATTGAGAAGATAAAGGGCAGCAAGAAGGCTATTAAG GTATTTTCCAGTGCCAAGTACCCTGCCccggagcggctgcaggagtaCAGCTCAATTTTTGCTGGTGCAGAGGACCCAGCTAAACAGAAATGGCCAAGACACAAGATTCAGAGCAAGCACCGAATGCTGGATGAGAAATCTCTGCAG GAGAAGCTCAAGTACTTCCCTCTGTGCGTGAGCACCAAAATCCACCAGGAGGACGATGCAGAAGAAGGTCTGGGCAGCCTCCCCAGGAACAtcagctccctcagctccctgctgctcttcaaCACTACAGAGAACCT GTACAAGAAGTACGTTTTCCTGGATCCTCTGGCTGGAGCAGTGACCAAGACCCATGTGGCTCTGGAAACGGAGACGGAAGAGAAGCTGTTTGATGCTCCTCTCTCCATCACCGAAAGGGGACAGCTGGACCGGCAG GTAGCTGAAAACTATTTCTATGTGCCGGACCTGGGCCAGGTCCCCGAGATCGACGTGCCGTCCTACCTGCCCGACCTGCCCGGCATCGCTGCCGACCTCATGTACAGCGCCGACCTGGGCCCCGGCATCGCGCCCTCCGCGCCCAGCAGTGCTATTCCCGAGCTGCCCACGTTCAACACCGAGTCGGTGGAGCCTTTGCAACCAG GCCTTCAAGATCCCGGGCTGCTGCCGCCCCCTCcaccgccgcctccccccccacctcccgTTACGCCAACAACCGTGCCTCCCCCTccgcccctgccccagcccgcAGCGCCCTCCGAACCCCCCGGGACAGCGAGCGAGGAGAGCAGCACGGCCGTGCCCGCAG CTGCGGTGCAGGGAGCCCCCAAGGAGGTGGTGAACCCCTCGACCGGGCGCGCCAGCCTCCTCGAGTCCATCCGCCAGGCTGGGGGCATCGGGAAGGCCAACCTGCGCAGCGTCAAGGAGAGGAAGCTggagaagaagaagcagaaggaacAGGAACAAG TGAGAGCTACGGGCCAAGGCGGCGATCTGATGTCAGACCTCTTCAACAAACTGGTGCTGAGGCGCAAAG GTATTTCAGGGAAAGGCCCAGGAGCCGCAGGAAATGCCGACGCTCCTGGAAGCCCCGCTGGTGCCTTTGCTCGGATGTCAGACTCCATCCCgcccctgccacccccacagcagcccccaggggaggaggatgaggatgacTGGGAGTCATag